ACGCGCGAGGTGAAGAAGCCGCGCGAGTCGTTGACGACGATCGGCGTCTTGTTGATCTGGCGCACCAGGTCGAAGGCGCGGGCCAGCGCCTCGTCACCGGTGCGCTCGCCCTTGATGATCTCGACGAGCGGCATCTTGTCGACCGGCGAGAAGAAGTGCAGGCCGATGAAGTCGACGGGCCGCGAGACGCCCTCGGCGAGCGTGGTGATCGGCAGGGTGGAGGTGTTGGAGCAGAGCAGCGCGTCCGGCTCCACGACGTCCTGGATCTCCTGGAACACCTTGTGCTTCAGCGAGGTGTCCTCGAAGACCGCCTCGATCACCGCGTCGCAGCCCGCGAGGGCCTGCGGGTCCGCGGTCGGCGTGATGCGGGCGAGCAGCGCGTCCGCCTTGTCCTGGCTCGTACGCCCCTTGGCCACGGCCTTGGCGCAGAGCTTCTCGGAGTACGCCTTGCCCTTCTGCGCCGCCTCCGCGGAGACGTCCTTGAGGACGACCTCGATACCCGCGCGGGCGCACGAGTACGCGATGCCGGCGCCCATCATGCCGGCACCGAGCACGGCGACCTTGCGCACGGTCCTCTGCTCGATGTCCTTGGGGCGGTTGGCGCCGGAGTTGACGGCCTGGAGGTCGAAGAAGAACGCCTGGATCATGTTCTTCGCGACCTGGCCGGTGACCAGCTCGGTGAAGTACCGGGCCTCGATGGTCAGCGCGGTCTCGAAGTCGACCTGCGAGCCCTCGACGGCCGCGGCGAGGATGTTGCGCGGGGCAGGGTAGTTGGCGCCCGCCGTCTGCTTCTTCAGGTTGGCGGGGAAGGCGGGCAGGTTCGCCGCGAACTTCGGGTTGGCGGGGGTGCCGCCGGGGATGCGGTAGCCGGGCTTGTCCCAGGGCTGCTGCGACTCGGGGTTGGCGTCGATGAAGGCGTGCGCCTTCTCCAGCATCTCCTCGCGCGTGGCGGCCACTTCGTGGACGAGGCCGTTCTCCAGGGCGCGCTTCGGGTTGTACTGGGTGCCCTGGAGCAGCACCTTCAGGAGGGCGTCGGCGATGCCCATGAGGCGCACGGTGCGGGTGACGCCGCCGCCCGCGGGGAGCAGGCCGAGGGTGACCTCGGGCAGACCGATCTTGGAGCCGGACGCGTCGAGGGCGACGCGGTGGTGCGAGGCGAGGGCGATCTCGTAACCCCCGCCGAGCGCGGCGCCGTTGATCGCGGCGACGACGGGCTTGCCGAGGGTCTCGATGCGGCGCAGCGAGTTCTTGATGGTGGTGCCCGCGTCGAAGGCCTCCTGGGCGTTCTCCGGGCCGACCTTGATCATGTCCTTGAGGTCGCCGCCCGCGAAGAACGTCTTCTTGGCGGAGGTGTAGATGATGCCGCGAATCGAGTCCTTCTCGGCTTCCGCGCGGTCGGCGATCGCCGCGATGGACTCCTTGAACGCCTGGTTCATGGTGTTCGCGGACTGGTTGGGGTCGTCCAGGACGAGGGTGACGACACCGGTGTCGTCCTGTTCCCAGCGGATGGTGGTGCTCTCGGTCATGTCTTCTTCTCCGTGAAGTCTGAGGGGAGGGCGGGGCCCGGGGTGGGTGGCTGCGGTGTCATTGCCGACTGGCCGCCGGTGGGGGCTGGTCGCGCAGTTCCCCGCGCCCCTGAAAGGCGCACTCCGTGCGCCGTCTCAGGCGTGTCGCGGGAAAGGCGCGGCGGAGCCGTATGCCTTTGGGGGCGCGGGGAACTGCGCGGGCAACCACCACACACCCGCAGTGGGCGACGCACCCCGGCCCCAACGGCGCGTGGCCCTACAGCCGTTCCACGATCGTGGCGATGCCCATGCCGCCGCCCACGCACAACGTGGCCAGCCCGTACCTCAGGTCCCTCCGCTCCAGTTCGTCCACGAGCGTGCCCAGGATCATCGCGCCGGTCGCGCCCAGCGGGTGACCGAGCGCGATCGCGCCGCCGTTGACGTTCACCTTGTCCAGGGAGAGCCCCATGTCCTTCACGAAGCGCAGCACCACCGCGGCGAACGCCTCGTTGATCTCGACGAGGTCGATGTCGTCGATCGAGAGCCCCGCCTTGGCGAGCGCCTTGCGCGTCGCGGGCGCGGGCCCGGTGAGCATGATCAGCGGGTCGGAGCCCGAGACGGCCGCGGAGACGATCCGCGCGCGCGGAGTGAGGTCGTAGCGCTCGCCGACCTCCTTCGTGCCGACGGCGACGAGCGACGCGCCGTCCACGATGCCGGAGGAGTTGCCCGCGTGGTGGACGTGGTCGATCTGCTCGATCCAGTGGTACTTCTGCAGCGCGACCGCGTCGAAGCCGCCCAGGTCGCCGATGTCCTTGAAGGACGGCTTCAGCTTGGCGAGGGAGTCGGCGGTGGTGCCGGGGCGCAGGTGCTCGTCGTGGTCGAGGACGACGAGGCCGTTGCGGTCCTTGACGGGCACGACGGAGCGGGCGAAGCGGCCGTCCTTCCAGGCCGCGGCGGCCCGCTCCTGGGAGAGCGCCGCGTACTCGTCGACGTCGCGCCGCGTGAAGCCCTCGACCGTGGCGATGAGGTCCGCGCCGATGCCCTGCGGCGCGAAGTCGGTCTCGAAGTTGGTCATCGGGTCGGCGAACCAGGCGCCGCCGTCCGAGGCCATCGGCACGCGCGACATCGACTCGACGCCGCCCGCGAGCACCAGGTCCTCCCAGCCCGAGCGGACCTTCATCGCGGCGAGGTTGACGGCCTCCAGACCGGAGGCACAGAAGCGGTTCTCCTGGACGCCCGCGACCGTGTCGGGCAGACCCGCGGCGATCGCCGCGATGCGCGCGATGTCGGAGCCCTGGTCGCCGACGGGGCCCACCACGCCGAGGACGATGTCGTCGATGGCGGCCGGGTCGAGGCCGGGGAAGCGGGCCTGGATCTCGTGGATCAGGCCGACGACGAGGTCGATGGGCTTGGTCCCGTGCAGGGCGCCATTGGCCTTGCCGCGTCCGCGCGGGGTGCGGATCGCGTCGTATACGTACGCTTCGGTGGTCACGCGTGAGCCTTTCGAGGGTGTGCGAGAGGGTGAGGTCCAAAAGTGCTGGGCTGTCCGGGAGGGTGCGGTGCGGGTCAGCCGAGCAGGGAACGGCCGATGATCTCCTTCATGATCTCGGTCGTGCCGCCGTAGATGGTCTGGATGCGTCCGTCGGTGAAGGCCTTGGCGACGCGGTACTCCGTCATGTAGCCGTAGCCACCGTGCAGTTGCAGACAGCGGTCGGCGACGCGCTTCTGCAGCTCGGTGGCCCACCACTTCGCCATCGACGCGTGCACGGCGTCGAGTTCCCCGTTCGAGTGATCGACGATGCACCGGTCGAGGAACGTGCGGGTGACGGCGCACTCGGTGGCCATCTCCGCGATCTCGAAGCGGATGTGCTGCAGCTTGGCGAGCGGACGCCCGAACGCCTCACGCTCCTTCACGTACGTCGTGGTGATGTCCAGGAGGTGCTCGGCGGCGGCGATCCCGGCGACGGCGATGCCCATGCGCTCCTGCGCGAGGTTCGTCATCAGGTGGATGAAGGCGCCGTTCAACTCGCCGAGCAGGTTCTCCTTGGGGACGCGTACGTCGTTGAAGAACAGCTCGGCGGTGTCCTGGGACTTCTGACCGATCTTGTCGAGATTGCGGCCCCGCTCGAAGCCTTCCATGCCGCGCTCGACGACCAGGAGGGACAGGCCGTGGGCGCCCCCTTCGGGGGACGTCTTGGCGACGACGATGACGAGGTCGGCGAGGATGCCGTTCGAGATGAACGTCTTGGAGCCGTTGAGCACCCAGTGGTCGCCGCGGTCCTCGGCACTCGTGCGGATGCCCTGGAGGTCGGAGCCCGCGCCGGGCTCGGTCATCGCGATGGCCGTGATGGTCTCGCCGCTGCAGAAGCCGGGCAGCCAGCGCCGCTTCTGCTCGTCCGTGGCCAGGGAGGTCAGATAGGGCCCGATGATGTCGTTGTGCAGGCCGACGGCGAGCCCCGCGGCGCCCGCGCGGGTGAACTCCTCGGCGAGGACCGCGGAGTAGCGGAAGTCGTCGTTGCCGCCACCGCCGTACTCCTCAGGGACGGCGAGGCCGAGCAGCCCCTGCTTGCCCGCGGCGAGCCAGGCCTCGCGGGAGACGATGCCGTCCTTCTCCCACTGTTCGTAGTGGGGCAGCACCTCCTTGGCGAGGAAGGTGCGGACGGTCTCGCGGAACGCGTCGTGCTCGGCGGAGAAGATCTGCCGCTTCATGTGTACGTGGCCTCCTGGAGCCCTGGATGAGCCGGCGAGCTCTCTCAGAGCCAGCCCTTGACGGTTTCGATCGACTTGGCCGGCTCGGGGCCGACGGGAACGACGTTGAGCATGGTGACGCCGGCCTCGCGGAAGGCCTCGACGCGCTCGCGTACATAGCCCGCGGGCCCGCACAGCGACATGAGCTCGCAGAACTCGTCCGGGACGGCGGCCTCGGCCTCCCTCTTCTTCCCGGCCAGATAGAGGTCCTGGATGCGTGCGGCCGCCTCCTCGTAGCCGTACGCGACCGCGAGGTCGTTGTAGAAGTTCTTCCCCTTGGCGCCCATTCCTCCTACGTAGAGGGCGATCTGCGGGCGCGCGAGGTCGCGTACGGCCGCCGCGTCGTCGCCGATGGCGAGCAGTCCCCCGGCGACGGTCTCCAGCGGCCCGAGGGCCGGATCGCGCTTCTCCCTGCCCGCGGCGAGCGGGGCACCCCACACCTGGTGGGCCTTCTCCGGGAGAAAGAGGGTGGGCAGCCAGCCGTCGGCGATCTCGGCGGTCATGCGGACGTTGGCGGGCCCCAGGGAGGCGACGTACAGCGGGACTTCGGGCCGTACCGGTCGGGTGAGGATCTTCAGGGGCTTGCCGAGCCTGCCGCCCTTCTCCGGAGGCAGCGGCATGTCCGTGATGCCGTGGTGGTCGATGACCTCGCGGCGCAGGATGCGGCGGGTCAGCTCGATCGCCTCGCGGGTGCGGCCGAGCGGCTTGTCGTACGGCTTGCCGTGCCACCCCTCGACGACCTGCGGGCCGGAGGCACCGAGCCCGATGATCGCGCGGCCGCCGGAGACCGCGTCGAGTCCCGCCGCGGTCTGGGCGATCAGGGCGGGGGTGCGGGAGTAGACGTTGAGGATGGCGGCGCCGATCTTCATGCGCTCCGTGCGCGCCGCCAGGTAGCCCATGATCGTGGGCGAGTCGAAGCCGTACGCCTCCGCGACCCATACGGCGTCCAGGCCCGCGGACTCCAGGGCGGCGGCGCTGTCGGCGGCCTCGCGCGGGTCGCCCGCGTAGGCGAGCGGTGCGGAGATCTGCATCAGTGGTCTTCCTCCGCGGTCGCTCGGGGCGGTTCGGTCGGGGGGTGCGCGAGGGCCGGTACGCCCCAGTCGCGGGCCACGTCGGCGGTGTCGGCGCCGGGCTGTGCGGGGCCGGTGCGGACCTGGGTCGGGGTCGCCGAGAAGCGGGGCGCGGGGGTGGGCTGGGTGATGCCCCCGTGGTCGGTGAAGGTGCCGCGGGCGGCGAGGTGCGGGTGGGCGGGCGCCTCGCGCAGGGACAGCACGGGCGCCACGCACGCGTCGGAGTCCTGGAAGACGGCCGTCCACTCGTCACGCGTACGTTCCTTGAAGCGGGCGGCGACGGCTTCGCGCAGCTCGCCCCAGCGGGCCAGATCCTTGCGGGCGGGCGCGGTGTCGGCGAGGCCGAGCAGGGTGGTGAACTCGTCGTAGAACTGCTGCTCAAGGGAGCCCACGGCCATGTAGCCGCCGTCCGCTGTCTCGTACGTGCCGTAGAAGGGACAGCCGCCGTCGAGGAGGTTGGCGCCGCGGCGGTCCTGCCAGCCGCCGGCCGCGAGCATGCCGTGGATCATCGTGGAGAGGTGGGCCGCGCCGTCGACGATGGCGGCGTCCACCACCTGTCCGGTGCCGTGCTCGCGCGCGTGGTGCAGCGCGGCGAGGATGCCGACGACGAGGTAGAGCGAGCCGCCCGCGTAGTCGCCCACGAGGTTGGCGGGGACGGCGGGCGGCTCGTCGGGGTTGCCGATCATGCCCAGGGTGCCGGTGATGGCGATGTACGCGATGTCGTGGCCCGCGCGCCGGGCGAGCGGTCCTTCCTGGCCCCAGCCGGTCATCCGGCCGTAGACCAGCTTCGGATTGCGGGCGTGGCAGGCGTCGGGGCCCACGCCGAGGCGCTCGGCGACGCCGGGCCGGTAGCCCTCGATGAGGACGTCGGCGCGTTCGACCAGGTCGAGGACGCGGGCCGGTCCTTCGTCGGACTTGAGGTCGACGACGACGGAGCGTTTGTTGCGGTTGGTCACGTCGTACTCGGGATCGATCGCGAGGCCGCCGCCGCCGGGACGGTCGACGCGCACGACGTCGGCGCCGAGATCGGCGAGGAGCATGGCCGCGAACGGGCCCGGCCCGATGCCTGCCAGCTCCACCACACGTACTCCGGCGAGCGGTCCGTGAACGCCCTTGCCCGGCATCGTCATTGAGCCCCCAGCACTGTGACACAACTGATGTAACACCAATGATGCTAAGAACGTGTTCCACCGTGCACAAGCCCCTGGCGAGCAAGCGCTCAGTCAATTCTGGCCGCGCCGTCGCGCCGCACGCTAGCCTCGGCCCCCGACAACTGCGCGGGGGCCCACGGCGGAGAGGTGCCATGACCGGTCGTAACAGTCAGCAGAGCGACAACAGCAACGTCAGCGAGCGCGCGTACGACATCGTGCTCTTCGGAGCGACGGGGTTCGTGGGGGTGCTCACCGCTGAGCACCTCGCCGCCCGCGCCCCCGAGGACGTGCGGTGGGCCATCGCCGGGCGCGACACCGGCAAGCTCGAAGGGCTGCGGAGGCGGCTCTCCGCGATCAATCCGGCGTGCGCCGAACTTCCCCTGGTCCACGCCGACGTGGCGGATCCCGCGTCGCTGCGGGACATGGCCTCCCACGCGCGCGTGGTCGCCTCCACCGTCGGCCCGTACCTCACGTACGGACAGGAGCTGGTCGGGGCGTGCGCCGAGGCCGGCACGGACTATGTGGACCTGACCGGTGAGCCGGAGTTCGTCGACCTCATGTACGTGAAGCACGACGCCCGCGCGCGGGAGACCGGCGCACGGCTCGTGCACTCCTGCGGCTTCGACTCGATCCCCCACGACCTGGGGGCGTACTTCACCGTGCAGCACCTGCCCAAGGACGTGCCGTTGCGCGTCGACGGGTTCGTCCGGGCGGGCGCCCGGTTCTCCGGCGGCACCTTCGCCTCCGCACTCAACCAGTTCGGACGGGGCCCGCAGATGCTGGCCGCCGCGAAGGACCGCAAGCGGCACGAGCCGCGCGCGGTGGGACGCAAGGCGTATGCCCCGCCCGGCGCGCCCCGGTACGCGAGCGAGGTCGGCGCGTGGGCCCTGCCCCTGCCGACCATCGACCCGCAGGTGGTGCAGCGCTCGGCGCGCGCCCTTGACCGGTACGGACCGGACTTCCGCTACCGCCACTACGCGGCCGTGAAGTCGCTGCCGGTCGCGCTGGGCGCCCCCGTGGCCCTCGGCGGTCTCCTCACGGTGGCCCAACTGCCGCCCGCGCGGCGGTGGCTGTCCGCGCGCCTGAAGCCCGGCGACGGCCCTGACGAGGCACGCCGCGCGTCGTCGTGGTTCTCGGTCCGGTTCGTGGGCGAGGGCGGCGGAAAGCGGGTGTTCACGGAGGTCGCGGGCGGCGACCCCGGCTACGAGGAGACGGCACGGATGCTGGGCGAGTCGGCACTGTGCCTCGCCCAGGACTCCCTGCCTCCGACGTCGGGACAGGTCACCACGGCCGTGGCGATGGGCGACGCGCTGATCGAACGGCTGCGGGCGGTGGGAATCTCGTTCCGGGTCGTCGCGGAGCGCGAGGCGGCGGACGACTAGGGACACGGCCCGGATACGTGAAGATGCCCCGCACGCGCGCGTGCGGGGCATCTTCACACGGTCGGACTGTCCGGCGGTCAGGCCACCGGAGCCGGGTAGGTCGGGTACTCGACCCCGGAGACGTACTGGACGACCCGGATGACCTGGCACGAGTAGCCGAACTCGTTGTCGTACCAGAGGTAGAGGATCGCGTTGTCGCCGTCGACCTTGGTGGCACCGGCGTCGACGATCGACGCGTGGCGCGAACCGACGAAGTCCATCGACACGGCGTCCGGCGCCGTCGTGAAGTCGATCTGCCGCTTCAGCGGCGAGTGCAGCGACACGTCGCGCAGGTGGTCGAGGACCTCGTCGCGGGTGGTCTCGCGGCCCAGGCGCAGGCTGAGGATGGCGATCGAGACGTCCGGCACGGGCACGCGGATGGAGCTGCCGGTGATCGGCGCCTTGAGGTCGGGCAGCGCCTTCGCGACGGCGGAGGCGGCTCCCGTCTCGGTGATGACCATGTTGAGCGGCGCGGAGCGGCCCCGGCGGTCGGCCTTGTGGTAGTTGTCCAGCAGGTTCTGGTCGTTGGTGAACGAGTGGACGGTCTCCACGTGGCCGCGCAGCACGCCGTACTCGTCCGCCATCGCCTTCAGCGGCGGGACGATCGCGTTGGTGGTGCAGGAGGCGCAGGACAGGATCTGCTCGTCCGGCTTGATCGTGTCGTGGTTGACGCCGTGCACGATGTTCGGGACGTCACCCTTGCCGGGGGCGGTCAGGACGACCTTGTCGATGCCCGGGCGCAGGTGCTTGGAGAGGCCCTCGCGGTCGCGCCACTTGCCGGTGTTGTCGACCAGGATCGCGTCCTTGATGCCGTACGCCGTGTAGTCCACCTCGGACGGGTCGTTGGCGTAGATCACCTTGATCGCGTTGCCGTTGGCGACGATCGTGCTGTTCGCCTCGTCGACGGTGATCGTGCCCTGGAACTGACCGTGGATGGAGTCGCGGCGCAGCAGCGAGGCGCGCTTCACCATGTCCTCGGCGGCCCGCTCGCCGCCCCCGCGCACGACGATGGCGCGCAGTCGCAGCCCGTTGCCCGAGCCGGACTTCTCGATGAGGAGACGGGCGACGAGACGGCCGATGCGGCCGAAGCCGTACAGGACGACGTCGCGGCCCGCGCCGCGCTCGGCCTTGTTGGCACCGATGGCACCGGAGACCGACTCGGCGGTGAACTGCTCCACGGTCAGACCGCGGTCGTCGGCCTTGTAGGCCTCCGCGAGCAGGGCCAGGTCGATCTGCGAGGGGCCGAGGTCGAGCGTGGTGAGGGCCTGCAGGAACGGCAGCGTCTCGGTGACCGAGAGCTCCTGGCCGGCTATCTGCCGGGCGAATCGGTGGGTCTTCAGGATGCTGACCACCGACTTGTTCACCAAGGAGCGGCTGTGCAGCAGGACCGTCACGTCCCGCTCGCGGTGCAGCTTCCCGATGATCGGGATCATCGACTCCGCGATCTCCTCGCGGTGCTTCCAATTGGTGAACGAGTCGTCATTGACAGTCACAGGAGTATCTTTCGAGCTAGGCGGCGCTCATATGCTAACCCGCTCGTCTTTCCGGCTCTCAACCGGCCACTTCCCGCAGCGCGGAGCGGCACAGCGCGTCCGCGCGGCGGGTGGATTCCGGCAGCCGGTAGCGGGGCGTGAGACACAAGGTGTGCGCGCAGGCCCGGTCCAGGGTCACCCGGTGCCCTGCCGACACGAAGACCGGCTTCACACCTTCGCGGGTGCGCAGCGCACGACCGACCTCCTCGGCACCGTCCAGCAGCGGCGACGCGCTCCCCCGTGCGGCGGCCGGGTCCTCGTACGCGAAGGCGAAGGGGTTCTTGGCGACGCCGATCGTCGACAGCCCCGTCAGGACGCCGAGGTGGCTGGCCAGGCCGAAGCGGCGCGGGTGGGCCACTCCGTAGCCGTCGCAGACGACGAGCCCGGGGTCCGACCGCAGCTCGCCCAGGGCGGCCAGGACCGTGGGGATCTCCCGGAACGCGAGCAGGCCGGGCACGTACGGGAAGGCCACCTTGCCGACGGCCGTCGCCTCCTCGACCACGTCGAGCGTCGCGGCGTCGAGGACGACGACGGCCGCGGCGACGACGTCCCGCTCGTCGTCGTAGGCGACGTCCACGCCGGTCACACGGCCCGTGCCGGGCGGCGGGCCGGTCTCGTCGAGGACGACGCGGGTGCGCAGTTCGTCCTGGACGGCGCGCGCCGTCCGCTCGTCGGCGGGCCAGTCGGAAGGCATCACATAGCTGCTCATGGTGCCGGGAAGCCTAGGGCCTGTGTCGGAAGTCCCGCCTGCCCCGCGACGCCCGGCATTAAAGACGCGTAAAGATTGCCGGGTTCAGGCAATGAACGGCACCGGTCCGCTATGTCAGCATTCCCCCGTACCGAGGTGAACGGCGCGACGGGGGAAGTGATCCGATGACGGTGTTTCTTGGTCTCGGCATCGCGGGGATCGTGCTGCTGGTGCTCTCGCTCCTCCTGGACGGGGTCCTCGAAGGGCTCTTCGGAGGAGCGGGGGCACTGGACGGGCTCTTCGACGGGCTCCTGTCCCTGCCGGTCGTCGCCGGATTCGTCGCCATGCTCGGCTTCGGCGGAGCACTCGTGCTCGGCACGACCGGCCTCGGCGCCGGCCCCGCCACCGTCGCGGGAGCCTGCGCGGGAACCGGGGCGGGCTGGGTGACGTGGAAGCTCACCCGCGCCCTGATGCGCGACCAGACCGCTGTCACGCCGCGCGGCGACGACCTCGTGGGCACCGCGGGGTCCGTGGTCACGGCGATTCCGGCCGACGGCTACGGCGAGGTGCTGCTGCACCTCGCGGGCCAGCGCGTGAAGTACGCGGCCCGCAGCTCCGCCGCGGTGGCCCGGGGCACCGAGATCTGGGTCGACGCGGCGCTCTCGCCGACGTCGGTGGCGGTCCGTCCCGTCGAACGCTGACGCGGTCGCCGCTCCAGGCTCCGGGCGGTCCGCCGCCGCTCACCAACTTTTCGCAACCGATCTGCCGTCCCCGGGTGGCAAGGGGGGAATGCACCATGAGTCCAGTCCTGATCTCGGTCGTCGGAGTCGTCGTACTCCTCGTCCTGCTGGCGCTCGTCGTCATCACGCGCTACAAGGTCGCCGGGCCCAGCGAGGCCTTCATCGTGACCGGCCGGCGCGGCAAGAAGTCCACGGATCCGGACACCGGCCGGGTCATGACCGACAACAGCGGCCAGAAGGTCGTGGTCGGCGGCGGTGTCTTCGTCGTGCCGTTCGTGCAGCAGAAGTTCACCCTCGACCTGTCCTCGCGGCACATCCCGATCGCCGTGCGCGGCGCGGTCACGCTGCGCGGCGTCAAGGCGAACCTCGAAGGCGTCGCCATCGTGAAGGTCGGCGGCACCGAGGACTCGATACGCGCCGCCGCCCAGCGCTTCCTCGTCCAGCAGGACGGCATCGTCGGCTTCACCCAGGAGGTGCTCTCCGGCGCGCTGCGCTCCATCGTGGGGCGCATGTCGGTCGAGGACATCATCCGCGACCGTGCCGCGTTCGCCGGACAGGTCGCCGAGGAGGCCGAGGCCAGCCTCTCCGGTCAGGGCCTGGTCCTGGACGCCTTCCAGATCCAGGACATCACCACCGAGGGCTCCTACCTGGAGGACCTCGGCCGTCCCGAGGCCGCCCGCGCACGGCAGGAGGCGGACATCGCCGAGGCCGTGGCGCGCCGCGCAGCCGAGCAGGCACGGCTGAAGGCGGAGGAGGAGATCGCCGTCGCGCAGCGGACCTTCTACCTCAAGCAGGCCGAGATCAAGGCCGAGACGGACGAGGCGGCGGCGCGCGCGAGCGCCGCGGGGCCGCTCGCCGAGGCCGCACGGCAGCAGGACGTGCTCACCGAGCAGGAGAAGGTCGCCAAGCGCCAGGCGGCGCTCACCGACAGCGAGTTGGACACCCAGGTCCGCAAGCCCGCGGACGCCGCGCGCTACCAGGCCGAGCAGGAGGCGGAGGCCCGCAGGATCGGCCTGGTCAAGCAGGCCGAGGCGGACGCGGAGCGGGCCCGTCTGACCGGTGAGGGCGAGAAGGCGCACCGTGCCGCGCTGGCCGACGCCGTACGCCTGGAGGGCGAGGCCGACGCCGCGTCGATCGGCGCGCGGGGTGCCGCGGAGGCGGAGGCGATGCGCAAGAAGGCCGACGCGTTCGCGCAGTACGGCGACGCGGCCGTCCTGCAGATGCTCGTCGAGGTCCTGCCGAGCGTGGTGGGCAAGGCGTCCGAACCGCTCGCTGCGGTGGACAAGATGACCGTGATCTCGACGGACGGGGCCGGACAGCTGTCCCGTACGGTCGCCGACAACGTCGCCCAGGGCGTGGAGCTCCTCAGCTCCACCACGGGGGTCGACCTCGCCGAGCTCCTCAAGAACATCACGGGCGCCAAGCCCGCGAGCCCGGCCTCCTCGGCCAACGGGAAGATCGAAGTCACCGACCTGTAGGGACTCGGCATACTTACGATCATGAACTGGACGGTGCGCTCCGCGACGACGGCAGACATAGAGGTCATCGTGGAGCTCCGGGCCGTCGTCATGCGGCCGGATCTGGAACGGCTCGGCCGTTTCGATCCGCACCGGGTGCGGCAGCGGTTCCGGGACGCGTTCCGCGCGGAGCACACGTCCGTGATCGAGAGCGGCGGCGCGTTCGCGGGGTGTGTCGCCCTGCGGCCCGCCGCCGACGGGCTCTGGCTGGAGCACTTCTTCCTCGACCCGCGGCTCCAGGGGCGCGGCCTCGGCTCGGCGGTCCTCGGCTCGCTCCTGGAGCGGGCCGACGCCGAGGGCGCGGCCGTCCGCCTCAACGTCCTGCGGGGCAGCGCCGCCCGGCGGCTGTACGAGCGCCACGGTTTCACGGTCGAGTCGGAGGACCCGATCGACGTGTTCATGGTCAGGGCCGCCCGGTAGTTCCTGGTCAGGGCCGCCCGGTAGCCTCGCGATCATGTTCATTCTCGAATTGACCTACACCGCGCCGCTCTCCGCCGTCGACGCGCACCTGGAAGCCCACGTCGCCTGGCTCGACCAGCAGTACGAGGCCGGTGTCGTCCTCGCCTCCGGCCGCAAGAACCCGCGCGACGGCGGCGTGCTCATCGCCGTCGCGGAGGATCGCGCGCAGGTCGAGAAGATCGTCGCGCAGGACCCGTTCACCGTGGCCGAGGTGTGCGCGTACCGGATCACCGAGTTCTACGCGACGAAGACGGCCCCGGCCCTCTCCGCGTACCGCGAGGAACTGCCCGCCTGAGGCCCTAGCGGACCCCTTCCAGGCGGGCGATCCGCCCCTTCTCCCCCGCGGCCCAGCAGCCCCGGTCGGCCGTGCAGTCCACGGTGTCGTACGACCCCGAGTCGATGGTCCGCCAGCTCCGGCCGCCGTCCGTCGTGACGTCCGTGCCCGTGGGTCCGACCGCGAGCGC
The window above is part of the Streptomyces venezuelae genome. Proteins encoded here:
- a CDS encoding 3-hydroxyacyl-CoA dehydrogenase NAD-binding domain-containing protein, with protein sequence MTESTTIRWEQDDTGVVTLVLDDPNQSANTMNQAFKESIAAIADRAEAEKDSIRGIIYTSAKKTFFAGGDLKDMIKVGPENAQEAFDAGTTIKNSLRRIETLGKPVVAAINGAALGGGYEIALASHHRVALDASGSKIGLPEVTLGLLPAGGGVTRTVRLMGIADALLKVLLQGTQYNPKRALENGLVHEVAATREEMLEKAHAFIDANPESQQPWDKPGYRIPGGTPANPKFAANLPAFPANLKKQTAGANYPAPRNILAAAVEGSQVDFETALTIEARYFTELVTGQVAKNMIQAFFFDLQAVNSGANRPKDIEQRTVRKVAVLGAGMMGAGIAYSCARAGIEVVLKDVSAEAAQKGKAYSEKLCAKAVAKGRTSQDKADALLARITPTADPQALAGCDAVIEAVFEDTSLKHKVFQEIQDVVEPDALLCSNTSTLPITTLAEGVSRPVDFIGLHFFSPVDKMPLVEIIKGERTGDEALARAFDLVRQINKTPIVVNDSRGFFTSRVIGHFINEGVAMVGEGIEPASVEQAAAQAGYPAKVLSLMDELTLTLPRKIRNETRRAVEEAGGTWAGHPSDSVIDRMVDEFERPGRSGGAGFYEYVDGKRDRLWPGLREHFTKPGHEIPFKDMQERMLFSEALDTVRLLEEGVLTSVADANIGSILGIGFPGWTGGVLQYINGYEGGLPGFVARARELAETYGERFAPPALLVEKAENGGKFSDS
- a CDS encoding acetyl-CoA C-acetyltransferase gives rise to the protein MTTEAYVYDAIRTPRGRGKANGALHGTKPIDLVVGLIHEIQARFPGLDPAAIDDIVLGVVGPVGDQGSDIARIAAIAAGLPDTVAGVQENRFCASGLEAVNLAAMKVRSGWEDLVLAGGVESMSRVPMASDGGAWFADPMTNFETDFAPQGIGADLIATVEGFTRRDVDEYAALSQERAAAAWKDGRFARSVVPVKDRNGLVVLDHDEHLRPGTTADSLAKLKPSFKDIGDLGGFDAVALQKYHWIEQIDHVHHAGNSSGIVDGASLVAVGTKEVGERYDLTPRARIVSAAVSGSDPLIMLTGPAPATRKALAKAGLSIDDIDLVEINEAFAAVVLRFVKDMGLSLDKVNVNGGAIALGHPLGATGAMILGTLVDELERRDLRYGLATLCVGGGMGIATIVERL
- a CDS encoding CaiB/BaiF CoA transferase family protein, which encodes MPGKGVHGPLAGVRVVELAGIGPGPFAAMLLADLGADVVRVDRPGGGGLAIDPEYDVTNRNKRSVVVDLKSDEGPARVLDLVERADVLIEGYRPGVAERLGVGPDACHARNPKLVYGRMTGWGQEGPLARRAGHDIAYIAITGTLGMIGNPDEPPAVPANLVGDYAGGSLYLVVGILAALHHAREHGTGQVVDAAIVDGAAHLSTMIHGMLAAGGWQDRRGANLLDGGCPFYGTYETADGGYMAVGSLEQQFYDEFTTLLGLADTAPARKDLARWGELREAVAARFKERTRDEWTAVFQDSDACVAPVLSLREAPAHPHLAARGTFTDHGGITQPTPAPRFSATPTQVRTGPAQPGADTADVARDWGVPALAHPPTEPPRATAEEDH
- a CDS encoding acyl-CoA dehydrogenase family protein, translating into MKRQIFSAEHDAFRETVRTFLAKEVLPHYEQWEKDGIVSREAWLAAGKQGLLGLAVPEEYGGGGNDDFRYSAVLAEEFTRAGAAGLAVGLHNDIIGPYLTSLATDEQKRRWLPGFCSGETITAIAMTEPGAGSDLQGIRTSAEDRGDHWVLNGSKTFISNGILADLVIVVAKTSPEGGAHGLSLLVVERGMEGFERGRNLDKIGQKSQDTAELFFNDVRVPKENLLGELNGAFIHLMTNLAQERMGIAVAGIAAAEHLLDITTTYVKEREAFGRPLAKLQHIRFEIAEMATECAVTRTFLDRCIVDHSNGELDAVHASMAKWWATELQKRVADRCLQLHGGYGYMTEYRVAKAFTDGRIQTIYGGTTEIMKEIIGRSLLG
- a CDS encoding LLM class F420-dependent oxidoreductase, with product MQISAPLAYAGDPREAADSAAALESAGLDAVWVAEAYGFDSPTIMGYLAARTERMKIGAAILNVYSRTPALIAQTAAGLDAVSGGRAIIGLGASGPQVVEGWHGKPYDKPLGRTREAIELTRRILRREVIDHHGITDMPLPPEKGGRLGKPLKILTRPVRPEVPLYVASLGPANVRMTAEIADGWLPTLFLPEKAHQVWGAPLAAGREKRDPALGPLETVAGGLLAIGDDAAAVRDLARPQIALYVGGMGAKGKNFYNDLAVAYGYEEAAARIQDLYLAGKKREAEAAVPDEFCELMSLCGPAGYVRERVEAFREAGVTMLNVVPVGPEPAKSIETVKGWL